In one Pseudarthrobacter oxydans genomic region, the following are encoded:
- a CDS encoding tripartite tricarboxylate transporter permease has protein sequence MDILSNLGEGFSVALDPVNLLFVLIGVVVGTAIGVLPGLGPTATIALLLPITYTMDPTASIIMLAGIYYGSMYGGTITSVLLRLPGEAASVVTTFDGYQMTKQGRAGAALGISAIGSFIGGTVAVIGLTFMAPALGKIALSMGPAGFVALMVMGLFLVTSLGTGSTIKSVCTAAVGLLLSTVGQDPVNGSARFTFGQAPLLGGLDFVAVAMGLFGVAELLRSLEQTEKAQAIKAKIKNIWPSRKDMKDSAGAIGRGSVLGFFIGILPGGGGVISSLASYALEKRRAKDPSRFGKGAIEGVAGPETANNASSTTAFIPLLVLGIPSNVVLAMIFGALLMHGITPGPRLMTDHSGLFWGVIASMYIGNLMLLILNIPLVGIFIQMLRVRQGILVAFSLLIVLIGVYSINNSSFDMWVVLAFGVLGWIMSKTGFDAGPLVLAFVLGPILEKSFRQSMLISGGSLDIFVTDPAAAIIFSLILAVIAIKAVSGFRRRFAGAKASPHVPVAEEQAPQATSDGGDPAVLPAASSGPGAGAPAAQHADKQHSPTAR, from the coding sequence ATGGATATCCTGAGCAACCTCGGTGAAGGCTTCTCGGTGGCCTTAGACCCGGTGAACCTGCTGTTCGTCCTGATCGGCGTGGTGGTGGGAACCGCCATCGGCGTCCTGCCCGGCCTGGGCCCCACGGCGACAATTGCGCTGCTGCTGCCCATCACCTACACCATGGATCCGACCGCTTCGATCATCATGCTGGCCGGCATCTATTACGGATCGATGTACGGGGGCACCATCACTTCCGTGCTGCTGCGCCTGCCGGGCGAGGCAGCCTCGGTGGTGACCACCTTCGACGGCTACCAGATGACCAAGCAGGGCCGTGCCGGCGCGGCCCTGGGCATCTCCGCCATAGGTTCTTTCATCGGCGGCACCGTGGCCGTCATCGGCCTGACGTTCATGGCGCCCGCGCTGGGCAAGATCGCCCTGTCGATGGGTCCGGCCGGCTTTGTTGCCCTCATGGTCATGGGCCTGTTCCTGGTCACGTCCCTGGGCACCGGATCCACCATCAAAAGCGTATGCACGGCCGCCGTCGGCCTGCTCCTGTCCACGGTCGGACAGGATCCCGTCAACGGGTCGGCGCGTTTCACATTCGGCCAGGCGCCGCTGCTGGGCGGCCTGGACTTCGTGGCCGTGGCAATGGGCCTGTTCGGCGTCGCTGAACTGCTGCGATCCCTCGAACAGACAGAAAAAGCCCAGGCCATCAAGGCCAAGATCAAAAACATCTGGCCTTCGCGGAAGGACATGAAGGACTCTGCCGGTGCCATCGGCCGAGGATCGGTCCTCGGATTCTTCATCGGCATCCTTCCCGGCGGCGGCGGAGTCATCTCCTCCCTGGCCTCCTACGCGCTGGAGAAGCGCCGGGCGAAGGATCCCAGCCGGTTCGGAAAGGGTGCCATCGAAGGTGTCGCAGGACCGGAAACGGCGAACAACGCGTCCTCGACCACGGCGTTTATTCCGCTGCTGGTGCTTGGCATTCCCTCCAACGTGGTGTTGGCAATGATCTTCGGCGCCCTGCTGATGCACGGCATCACCCCGGGTCCGCGGCTGATGACCGATCACTCCGGCCTCTTCTGGGGCGTTATCGCTTCGATGTACATCGGCAACCTGATGCTGCTCATCCTCAACATTCCGCTCGTGGGCATCTTCATCCAGATGCTGCGCGTGCGCCAAGGCATCCTCGTCGCTTTTTCGCTGCTGATCGTGTTGATCGGCGTTTACTCGATCAACAACAGTTCCTTCGACATGTGGGTTGTGCTGGCCTTCGGCGTCCTCGGGTGGATCATGTCCAAGACAGGTTTCGACGCCGGCCCGCTGGTCCTGGCCTTCGTCCTCGGACCTATCCTGGAAAAATCCTTCCGACAGTCCATGCTGATTTCCGGCGGCAGCCTCGACATCTTTGTCACCGACCCGGCCGCCGCAATCATTTTCAGCCTTATTCTCGCCGTCATTGCCATCAAGGCCGTCAGCGGCTTCCGGCGCCGCTTTGCCGGAGCCAAGGCCTCCCCTCACGTGCCGGTGGCGGAGGAGCAAGCTCCGCAGGCCACGTCCGACGGCGGTGACCCAGCAGTACTCCCCGCCGCCTCTTCAGGACCGGGTGCGGGGGCGCCGGCAGCCCAGCATGCCGACAAGCAACACAGCCCCACCGCCCGCTGA
- a CDS encoding tripartite tricarboxylate transporter TctB family protein: protein MVSTPVEAAAEIREPERPRTGVLRWQRRIAPLVLLALGLGAAAGSWQLKLGTLHNPAPGLWPFAISLAIVFSAAALIVWPGHEPLEAWGRRSVSVMAGIASLAAFIVLFELVGFFIPAVLMLLLWLRVFGRESWRWTAVFAAAGPAVLYVIFDRLLGVPFPADLALDAFV from the coding sequence ATGGTTTCTACTCCCGTGGAAGCGGCCGCCGAAATCCGGGAACCGGAAAGGCCCCGCACCGGCGTCCTGCGCTGGCAGCGCAGAATCGCTCCGCTCGTCCTGCTCGCACTGGGCCTTGGGGCTGCGGCCGGGTCATGGCAGTTGAAGCTGGGCACCCTGCACAATCCTGCCCCTGGCCTCTGGCCGTTCGCCATCTCGCTGGCCATCGTCTTCAGCGCCGCGGCACTGATCGTGTGGCCGGGACATGAGCCGCTGGAGGCTTGGGGCCGCCGGAGCGTGTCGGTAATGGCCGGCATCGCGAGCCTTGCCGCGTTCATAGTGCTCTTCGAACTGGTGGGCTTCTTCATCCCGGCCGTGCTGATGCTCCTGTTGTGGCTTCGGGTGTTCGGCCGGGAGTCGTGGCGCTGGACGGCTGTCTTCGCCGCGGCTGGCCCGGCAGTGCTTTATGTCATCTTCGACCGGCTCCTCGGCGTACCCTTCCCCGCCGACCTGGCGCTTGACGCCTTCGTCTAG